From Draconibacterium halophilum, one genomic window encodes:
- a CDS encoding DNA polymerase III subunit gamma/tau, translating into MENFIVSARKYRPDSFQTVVAQASITNTLKNAIKSNQLAHAYLFCGPRGVGKTTCARIFAKTINCTNLTNATEACNECESCSSFNSSRSFNIHELDAASNNSVDDIRNLTDQVRVPPQMGKYSVYIIDEVHMLSSQAFNAFLKTLEEPPKHAIFILATTEKHKIIPTILSRCQIFDFNRIGVSDISDHLEYVAKSENVDVEGEGLNIIAQKADGAMRDALSIFDQIVSFSGKKITYQDVITNLNVLDYDYYFRLVDEFLKNNVAEVMVIFNDILSHGFDGHHFITGLSSHFRDLLVCKDPVTIQLLEVGGDIKERYRTQATSAESDFLLDAMQIANACDIQYKTSQNKRLLIELALIRIAQLTLKKK; encoded by the coding sequence ATGGAGAATTTTATTGTATCAGCACGAAAATACCGACCGGACTCGTTTCAGACGGTTGTAGCACAAGCATCGATTACCAATACGCTAAAAAATGCTATTAAGAGCAATCAGTTGGCGCATGCCTATTTGTTTTGCGGACCGCGAGGGGTTGGGAAAACTACATGTGCACGTATTTTTGCCAAGACAATAAATTGCACAAACCTTACCAACGCTACCGAAGCTTGCAACGAATGCGAGTCGTGTTCATCGTTTAACAGTAGCCGTTCGTTTAATATTCACGAATTAGATGCCGCCTCGAACAACTCGGTTGATGATATTAGAAATCTAACCGATCAGGTACGGGTGCCGCCACAAATGGGGAAGTACAGCGTGTATATAATCGATGAGGTTCACATGTTGTCGTCGCAGGCTTTTAACGCCTTTCTGAAAACGCTTGAAGAGCCGCCAAAACATGCCATATTTATTTTGGCAACAACCGAAAAACATAAGATCATACCAACGATTCTTTCACGTTGCCAGATCTTTGATTTTAACCGAATTGGCGTTTCTGATATTTCGGATCATTTGGAATATGTGGCCAAAAGCGAAAATGTTGACGTGGAAGGCGAAGGGTTGAATATTATTGCGCAAAAAGCCGATGGTGCTATGCGCGATGCACTTTCAATTTTCGACCAGATTGTAAGTTTCTCGGGGAAAAAGATCACGTATCAGGATGTGATTACCAACCTGAATGTGTTGGATTACGATTACTATTTCCGTTTGGTTGACGAGTTCTTGAAAAACAATGTTGCCGAGGTGATGGTAATTTTTAACGACATTCTGAGCCACGGTTTTGATGGGCATCATTTTATAACCGGTTTGAGTAGCCATTTCCGGGATCTGTTAGTTTGTAAAGATCCTGTAACGATACAACTGCTGGAAGTTGGTGGCGATATAAAAGAACGCTACCGCACACAGGCTACATCTGCCGAGAGCGACTTTCTGCTTGATGCCATGCAAATTGCAAATGCCTGCGATATACAGTACAAAACGAGCCAAAATAAACGACTACTCATTGAACTGGCATTGATTCGGATAGCGCAGCTAACCTTAAAAAAAAAATAG
- the rsmD gene encoding 16S rRNA (guanine(966)-N(2))-methyltransferase RsmD, protein MRIIGGTFKGRIFHPGKKFKARPTTDIAKESLFNILENRYEFSNKNILDLFSGTGSMAYEFLSRGCLSATLVETHFTHYKFILEVIDALKIENAKVFKANAFKYVQKTTDRYHIIFADPPFDHPKFDEIPDAVLNTDILEQDGLFILEHPKEYNFSSHSCFKELRTYGKVNFSFFEK, encoded by the coding sequence ATGAGAATTATAGGAGGCACATTTAAAGGAAGAATATTTCATCCAGGCAAAAAGTTTAAAGCCCGGCCAACAACCGACATTGCAAAAGAAAGCTTGTTCAACATTCTTGAAAACCGTTATGAGTTCTCGAATAAGAACATTCTGGATCTGTTCTCCGGAACAGGAAGTATGGCCTATGAATTTTTAAGCAGAGGTTGTTTGAGCGCCACGCTAGTTGAAACGCATTTTACACACTACAAATTTATTCTGGAAGTTATAGATGCTCTTAAAATTGAAAACGCGAAGGTTTTTAAAGCCAACGCATTTAAGTATGTGCAAAAAACAACAGATCGATACCACATAATTTTTGCCGATCCACCATTTGATCATCCAAAATTTGACGAAATTCCGGATGCAGTACTAAATACCGATATTTTAGAACAAGATGGACTTTTTATTCTTGAACATCCTAAAGAGTATAATTTCTCGTCGCACTCCTGTTTTAAAGAATTAAGAACCTACGGAAAAGTAAATTTCAGCTTTTTTGAAAAATAA
- a CDS encoding DUF3822 family protein: protein MHEFVDETFQPETSGEKILSIQASLNGFSFSIVCPKQEKLLYFKDITLKISNKNLLARHFESLFSEETILQNNFDKIVLFYHSQNFTLVPKQLYQKRLNKEITPLLFENDDKSTWINNSIATPEAELLFAIPESFMQTINEHLPSAQITHPLYQLIEQNGSSEAAQKLLLLFNSNHFSLALFSQNELKLINNFSFKHPNDVVYFILTVLRQFTISAKDITTLYAGKTNAHTGLEDLLQKHFPQSTPISAGIAIPPFIDKALITKNISLFL from the coding sequence ATGCATGAATTTGTAGACGAAACGTTTCAACCGGAAACTTCCGGTGAGAAAATATTATCCATTCAGGCTAGCCTGAATGGATTTTCTTTTTCTATTGTTTGCCCCAAACAAGAAAAACTACTCTATTTTAAAGATATTACTCTAAAAATAAGTAACAAAAACTTATTAGCCAGGCATTTTGAATCGCTGTTTTCCGAAGAAACAATTCTTCAAAATAACTTTGATAAAATAGTTCTTTTCTACCATTCCCAAAACTTCACGCTGGTCCCTAAACAGCTCTACCAGAAGCGACTTAACAAGGAAATCACTCCCCTTCTTTTTGAAAACGATGACAAGTCAACCTGGATCAATAACTCAATTGCTACACCTGAAGCAGAGTTACTATTTGCCATTCCTGAAAGTTTCATGCAAACGATAAACGAACACTTGCCTTCTGCACAAATCACACACCCCTTGTATCAACTTATTGAACAAAACGGGAGTTCAGAAGCCGCCCAAAAACTCTTACTCCTTTTTAACTCCAATCATTTTTCGCTGGCACTGTTCAGCCAAAACGAATTGAAGTTGATCAATAATTTTAGCTTTAAACACCCGAACGACGTGGTTTACTTTATTCTAACCGTTTTACGCCAGTTTACTATTTCGGCCAAAGATATTACTACATTGTATGCAGGAAAAACAAATGCCCATACCGGACTGGAGGACCTGTTGCAAAAGCATTTTCCACAATCAACACCAATCTCTGCCGGTATTGCAATACCACCATTTATCGACAAAGCACTTATAACAAAAAATATTAGTCTATTTTTGTAG
- a CDS encoding glutathione peroxidase, with product MRNYIFFVLFFCTTTVLAQYKTLHDFSARTIEGDTLHFSSLAGKKVLVVNTASECMLTPQYKKLQELYEEYGGDDFEIVAFPCNDFGKQEPGDNKTIKEFCAQYEVSFTLMEKISIKENPPPVYRWLTNSEENGTLDAKVWWNFQKFMVDEEGNVVDFLGPATSPLSNKLKDWLKE from the coding sequence ATGAGAAATTATATCTTTTTCGTTCTCTTCTTCTGCACCACTACTGTTTTGGCTCAATATAAAACATTGCACGACTTTTCGGCCCGAACAATTGAAGGCGACACTTTACATTTTTCGAGCCTGGCAGGCAAGAAAGTACTTGTGGTAAATACGGCTTCGGAATGCATGTTAACACCACAATACAAAAAGCTACAAGAACTGTACGAAGAATATGGCGGCGACGATTTTGAAATTGTTGCTTTTCCGTGTAACGACTTTGGGAAACAGGAGCCGGGAGACAATAAAACGATCAAGGAATTTTGTGCGCAATACGAAGTTAGTTTTACACTGATGGAAAAAATATCGATAAAAGAAAATCCTCCTCCGGTTTATCGGTGGTTGACAAACAGTGAAGAAAATGGAACACTCGATGCAAAAGTATGGTGGAATTTTCAGAAGTTTATGGTTGACGAAGAGGGAAATGTAGTTGATTTTTTAGGTCCTGCCACAAGTCCTTTAAGCAATAAATTAAAAGACTGGCTAAAGGAGTAG
- a CDS encoding ATP-dependent DNA helicase has translation MIKNHLKAVLTEKLGFPPTNSQAHLIDTLASFISGVEPDRIMLIKGYAGTGKTTMIYSLTQCLLSLKIRSVLLAPTGRAAKVMASYSGMPAFTIHKKIYRQQSTSDGMGRFVLNKNLYKNTYFIVDEASMISNEMSENAVFGSGRLLDDLLEYVYSGENCHLVLVGDTAQLPPVGLTISPALEAFSLEQYGFSVSEVELKDVVRQAEGSGILNNATEMRNIIAEHHHEGFFPIETQNFPDVERISGGELIETISSCYDKYGFFDTTVVTRSNKRANLFNKGIRGSILYKENEIERGDLVMVVKNNYFWPDEDTKLDFIANGDIAEIISIYGYEELYGFRFADVCLRFVDYEDVELDCKIFLETLSIETASFPSERNRELFKAVSEDYPDIRNKKERWEKIKENPHFNALQVKYAYALTCHKAQGGQWKAVFVDHGYLVEDMLDTEYYRWLYTAFTRPAEKLYLVNFDKGFFDGEEGF, from the coding sequence ATGATCAAAAATCACTTAAAAGCCGTATTAACCGAAAAACTGGGCTTCCCGCCAACAAATTCTCAAGCTCATTTGATCGACACTTTAGCTTCATTTATCTCCGGTGTGGAGCCCGATCGAATAATGTTGATTAAAGGCTACGCCGGAACGGGAAAAACAACCATGATTTATTCATTGACACAATGTTTGCTTTCCCTCAAAATTCGTTCCGTTTTATTGGCTCCAACAGGACGTGCGGCAAAAGTAATGGCTTCATATTCAGGAATGCCTGCTTTTACTATTCACAAAAAAATATACAGGCAACAATCAACGTCGGATGGAATGGGGCGTTTTGTTTTGAATAAGAATTTGTACAAGAATACTTATTTTATTGTTGATGAGGCATCAATGATATCTAATGAGATGAGTGAGAATGCAGTTTTTGGTAGCGGTCGATTGCTTGATGATTTACTCGAATACGTTTATTCAGGCGAGAATTGTCATCTCGTTTTAGTTGGTGATACTGCACAGTTACCTCCGGTAGGTTTAACTATCAGTCCGGCGCTGGAAGCCTTTAGCCTGGAGCAGTATGGTTTTTCGGTAAGCGAAGTGGAACTGAAAGACGTTGTACGTCAGGCGGAAGGTTCTGGTATTTTAAACAATGCCACGGAAATGCGAAATATTATTGCAGAACACCATCACGAAGGTTTTTTTCCAATCGAAACACAAAATTTTCCTGATGTTGAGCGCATTTCGGGAGGTGAGCTTATTGAAACAATTTCATCGTGTTACGACAAGTATGGTTTTTTTGATACCACGGTAGTTACCCGCTCAAATAAACGTGCTAATCTTTTTAATAAAGGTATACGTGGCTCAATTTTGTACAAAGAGAATGAGATTGAACGTGGCGATTTAGTGATGGTGGTTAAAAATAATTATTTCTGGCCCGACGAAGATACCAAGCTGGATTTTATAGCTAACGGCGATATAGCCGAAATCATTTCGATATACGGATATGAAGAGTTGTATGGATTTCGCTTTGCTGATGTGTGTTTGCGTTTTGTCGACTACGAGGATGTGGAACTGGATTGCAAAATCTTTTTGGAAACGCTGAGTATTGAGACGGCATCTTTTCCGTCTGAACGCAACCGCGAGTTGTTTAAAGCTGTTTCTGAAGATTACCCGGACATCCGAAACAAAAAAGAACGTTGGGAAAAGATCAAAGAGAATCCGCATTTTAATGCATTGCAGGTAAAATATGCATATGCATTAACTTGTCATAAAGCGCAGGGCGGGCAGTGGAAAGCTGTTTTTGTCGATCATGGCTACCTGGTGGAAGATATGCTTGACACGGAATACTACCGTTGGTTATACACCGCTTTTACGCGTCCAGCAGAAAAATTATACCTGGTGAATTTCGATAAAGGATTTTTCGACGGAGAAGAAGGCTTTTAG
- the pdxH gene encoding pyridoxamine 5'-phosphate oxidase produces the protein MKLDSTRREYRYAALTKQSVAASPIDQFKDWLNDAQLANVNDFSAMSMITAEADGFPQSRIVLLKDISTEGFTFFTNYDSRKGKAIEKNNKVGLHFFWSELERQVRIDGIAEKTTRKESEQYFNSRPLESQIAACASAQSATLTSRSKLEEQVRSLQNAFKGEHPECPENWGGYLVCPVRIEFWQGRESRLHDRIVYELVEKEWKIKRLSP, from the coding sequence ATGAAATTAGATTCCACAAGAAGAGAATACAGATACGCAGCACTAACCAAACAAAGTGTAGCTGCATCGCCTATCGATCAGTTTAAAGACTGGCTAAATGATGCACAACTCGCCAATGTGAACGATTTTTCGGCCATGAGTATGATTACTGCCGAAGCTGACGGTTTTCCGCAATCACGAATTGTTCTGCTGAAAGATATTTCGACAGAAGGATTTACTTTCTTTACTAATTACGACAGCCGGAAAGGGAAAGCCATCGAAAAGAATAATAAAGTTGGTCTTCACTTTTTCTGGTCGGAACTGGAACGCCAGGTTCGTATTGATGGAATTGCAGAAAAAACAACACGTAAAGAATCGGAACAATACTTTAATTCTCGGCCCCTGGAAAGTCAAATTGCCGCCTGCGCTTCTGCTCAAAGTGCAACATTAACATCCAGAAGCAAACTTGAGGAACAAGTTAGATCCTTACAAAACGCTTTCAAAGGAGAGCATCCTGAATGTCCTGAAAATTGGGGTGGTTACCTGGTTTGTCCGGTACGAATAGAGTTTTGGCAAGGCCGCGAAAGCCGTCTACACGACAGAATTGTTTATGAGCTTGTTGAAAAGGAATGGAAGATTAAACGCTTGTCGCCCTAA
- the rpsA gene encoding 30S ribosomal protein S1 — MTEEKKKDLEQEVPETPVQEEKKEVVEETTEAPVEETVAEEKAETPVEETVVEEKAEAPVEETAADEKVDAPKAEAKKEEKTVETTAEADTDFDWDSLEEGRDAYSKKERGSLENLYNDTLNTVTEKEVLEGTVISLTKREVVVDIGYKSDGIVSLNEFRYNPELKVGDKVDVYIESLEDKKGQMILSHKKARATRSWERVNESLENDEIIKGYIKCRTKGGMIVDVFGIEAFLPGSQIDVKPIRDYDIYVGKSMEFKVVKINHEYRNVVVSHKALIEAELEQQKKEIIAKLEKGQVLEGTVKNVTSYGVFMDLGGVDGLIHITDLSWGRISHPSEIVELDQKLNVVILDFDDDKKRIALGLKQLTPHPWDNLDSELKVGDKVKGKVVVIADYGAFVEIAPGVEGLIHVSEMSWSQHLRSAQDFLSVGDEVEAAILTLDRDERKMSLGIKQLKEDPWSKIDTEYAVGSKHAAKVRNFTNFGVFVEITEGVDGLIHISDLSWTKKIKHPSEFTAIGEEIEVVVLDIDKDNRRLSLGHKQLEENPWDVFETIFTADSIHEGTVVELLDKGAVIALPYGVEGFATPRHLVKEDGTSVKQDEKLDFKVIEFNKSAKRIIVSHSRIFEDVKRAAEGEQRKAQKGNTKRAMKSVSENVEKTTLGDVSDLAALKKQMEKDEKKDK; from the coding sequence ATGACTGAAGAGAAGAAAAAAGATCTTGAACAAGAAGTGCCAGAAACTCCTGTTCAGGAAGAAAAAAAAGAGGTAGTTGAAGAAACTACAGAAGCTCCGGTTGAAGAAACTGTAGCTGAAGAAAAAGCGGAAACTCCGGTTGAAGAAACTGTGGTTGAAGAAAAAGCTGAGGCTCCGGTTGAAGAAACTGCGGCTGACGAAAAAGTGGACGCTCCTAAAGCAGAAGCAAAAAAAGAAGAAAAAACCGTTGAAACAACTGCAGAAGCAGATACTGATTTCGACTGGGACAGCCTTGAAGAAGGAAGAGACGCTTATTCTAAAAAAGAAAGAGGCAGTCTTGAAAATCTTTACAACGACACGCTGAACACTGTTACAGAAAAAGAAGTTCTGGAAGGGACTGTTATTTCTTTAACCAAACGCGAAGTAGTTGTTGACATAGGTTACAAGTCGGACGGTATTGTTAGCTTAAACGAATTCCGCTACAATCCAGAGTTGAAAGTAGGCGACAAAGTAGATGTTTACATCGAAAGTCTTGAAGATAAAAAAGGACAGATGATCCTTTCGCACAAAAAAGCGCGTGCAACCCGTTCTTGGGAGCGTGTTAACGAATCGCTTGAAAACGATGAAATCATCAAAGGATACATCAAATGCCGTACTAAAGGCGGTATGATCGTTGACGTATTTGGCATTGAAGCATTCTTGCCAGGTTCGCAAATTGATGTTAAACCTATCCGCGATTACGATATTTACGTTGGTAAATCAATGGAATTCAAAGTGGTTAAAATCAACCACGAATACCGTAACGTTGTTGTTTCACACAAAGCACTTATTGAAGCTGAGCTTGAACAACAGAAGAAAGAAATTATCGCTAAACTTGAAAAAGGTCAGGTACTGGAAGGAACCGTTAAAAACGTTACTTCATACGGTGTATTTATGGACCTTGGCGGTGTTGACGGATTGATCCACATCACTGACTTGTCTTGGGGACGTATTTCTCACCCAAGCGAGATTGTTGAATTAGACCAGAAACTGAACGTTGTTATCCTTGATTTTGATGATGACAAAAAACGTATCGCTCTTGGTCTGAAACAATTAACTCCTCACCCATGGGATAACCTGGATTCAGAGTTGAAAGTTGGCGACAAAGTAAAAGGAAAAGTTGTTGTTATTGCCGACTACGGTGCATTCGTTGAGATTGCCCCCGGAGTTGAAGGTTTGATCCACGTTTCAGAAATGAGCTGGAGCCAGCACCTGCGCAGTGCACAAGACTTCTTAAGCGTTGGCGACGAAGTTGAAGCAGCAATTCTTACTCTTGACCGCGACGAACGCAAAATGTCGTTGGGTATTAAACAACTGAAAGAAGATCCTTGGTCGAAAATTGATACAGAATACGCTGTTGGAAGCAAGCACGCTGCAAAAGTGCGCAACTTCACAAACTTCGGTGTATTTGTAGAAATTACTGAAGGTGTTGACGGTTTGATTCACATTTCAGACCTAAGCTGGACGAAAAAGATCAAACACCCATCAGAATTCACAGCAATTGGTGAAGAAATTGAAGTTGTAGTACTTGACATCGACAAAGACAACCGTCGTTTAAGTTTGGGACACAAACAGCTTGAAGAAAATCCATGGGATGTATTCGAAACCATTTTCACTGCCGATTCAATCCACGAAGGAACTGTGGTTGAATTGCTGGACAAAGGTGCTGTTATCGCACTTCCTTATGGTGTTGAAGGATTCGCGACTCCTCGTCATCTTGTAAAAGAAGACGGTACCTCCGTTAAGCAAGACGAAAAACTTGATTTCAAAGTTATCGAGTTCAACAAGTCTGCAAAACGAATCATTGTATCTCACTCACGTATTTTCGAAGATGTAAAACGCGCAGCTGAAGGCGAACAACGTAAAGCTCAAAAAGGCAATACAAAACGCGCCATGAAATCAGTAAGCGAAAATGTCGAAAAAACTACGCTTGGTGACGTAAGTGATTTGGCTGCTTTGAAAAAGCAAATGGAGAAAGACGAGAAAAAAGATAAATAA
- the rfbA gene encoding glucose-1-phosphate thymidylyltransferase RfbA, translating to MKGIILAGGSGTRLYPITRSISKQIIPVYDKPMIYYPLSVLMLAGIREILIISTPEDIGLYEKLFGDGSQLGLKLSYKIQPSPDGLAQAFILGEEFIGDDNVCMILGDNIFYGYKFRKILEQAATMEDGATVFGYYVNDPDRYGVVEFDDNGKVISIEEKPDEPKSNYAVTGLYFYSNDVVEKAKGLKPSKRGEFEITDLNRLYLQEKRLNVKLLSRGFAWLDTGTHDSLLQASNFISTIEQRQGLKVSCIEEIAWKKGYITTEQLIDLAKPLSKNQYGEYLLKIAEKKAFTF from the coding sequence ATGAAAGGAATAATTTTAGCCGGCGGTTCCGGAACTCGTCTTTATCCAATTACACGATCTATCTCAAAACAAATCATTCCGGTTTACGATAAACCCATGATTTATTATCCCTTGTCGGTTTTAATGCTGGCAGGTATTCGTGAGATACTAATCATTTCAACGCCTGAGGATATTGGTTTGTATGAAAAATTATTTGGCGACGGGTCGCAACTGGGGTTGAAACTGTCGTATAAAATCCAGCCATCGCCCGATGGTTTGGCGCAGGCATTTATTTTAGGCGAGGAGTTTATTGGCGACGATAACGTTTGTATGATTCTTGGCGACAATATTTTCTATGGTTATAAGTTCAGAAAGATTTTGGAACAGGCTGCAACTATGGAAGACGGAGCAACTGTTTTTGGTTACTATGTAAATGATCCGGACCGTTACGGGGTGGTTGAGTTCGATGATAATGGTAAAGTAATTAGTATCGAGGAAAAACCAGACGAACCAAAATCGAATTATGCGGTAACCGGCCTTTATTTTTATTCCAACGATGTAGTTGAAAAAGCAAAAGGCTTAAAACCATCGAAGAGAGGCGAATTTGAAATTACCGACCTTAATCGTTTGTATCTTCAGGAAAAACGTTTGAATGTAAAACTACTGAGCCGTGGATTCGCATGGTTAGATACAGGTACACACGACAGTTTGTTGCAGGCATCAAACTTTATATCAACTATTGAGCAACGACAAGGCTTGAAAGTTTCGTGCATTGAAGAAATTGCTTGGAAAAAAGGCTACATCACCACAGAGCAACTGATTGATTTGGCCAAACCGCTCAGTAAAAATCAATACGGCGAATATTTATTGAAAATAGCCGAAAAAAAAGCATTTACATTTTAG
- a CDS encoding redoxin domain-containing protein, producing the protein MKKLVFILVILLSVNVAFAGDGKQLAIGDKAVHTDVKMKDVSGAELSLSDASMENGLLVMFSCNTCPFVVAWEDRFNEVKKWADKNEVGMIVLNSNYQKRDGADSFAEMKKKAEAEGYNFNYVVDEESKIANAFGGQTTPHVFLFDGDMKLAYKGAIDDNYKDAEGVTQAYLKEALISLGNNDAVAITETKPVGCGIKRKVE; encoded by the coding sequence ATGAAAAAATTAGTTTTTATTCTAGTAATTCTGTTGAGTGTGAATGTAGCATTTGCAGGAGACGGGAAACAATTGGCAATTGGCGACAAGGCTGTTCATACTGATGTGAAAATGAAAGATGTATCAGGGGCGGAGTTGTCATTAAGCGATGCCAGTATGGAAAATGGACTTTTGGTGATGTTTTCATGTAATACATGTCCGTTTGTTGTAGCCTGGGAAGACCGCTTTAACGAGGTGAAAAAATGGGCCGACAAAAATGAAGTTGGTATGATCGTACTAAATTCGAATTACCAGAAGCGAGATGGTGCCGATAGTTTTGCAGAGATGAAGAAGAAAGCCGAAGCCGAGGGCTACAATTTCAATTATGTGGTAGATGAAGAAAGTAAGATTGCCAATGCTTTTGGAGGTCAAACAACTCCTCATGTGTTTTTATTTGATGGAGATATGAAATTGGCTTACAAAGGAGCAATTGATGATAATTACAAAGATGCTGAAGGTGTTACACAAGCGTATTTAAAAGAAGCACTGATAAGTTTGGGAAACAACGATGCTGTTGCTATTACCGAAACAAAACCTGTTGGTTGCGGAATTAAACGAAAAGTAGAATAA
- a CDS encoding ribonuclease Z, which translates to MSFELTILGSNSALPTSNRYPTAQVLEVPGRCFLIDCGEGTQIQLRRNKISFSKIQHIFISHLHGDHYFGLIGLLSTMNLLGVKSDVHIYAPSELKALIKPQLDFIRGEMSINPVFHPLNQKKPQTIFENKNVEVLSFPVKHSIPTLGFLFREKQKQANIKKEMITYYNIPLAKIKDIKAGADFVTEEGKLITNEKLTIPAPKPKSYAFCTDTAFHPPIAEIIDGVDMLYHEATFLEELKDLAEKTLHSTARQAAEMAKLSKASKLLIGHFSSRFKKLDDFKNEAREVFENTELATEGKKYVI; encoded by the coding sequence ATGTCTTTCGAATTAACCATACTGGGTAGTAATTCAGCATTGCCGACTTCTAATAGATATCCAACAGCCCAGGTACTTGAAGTACCTGGGCGTTGTTTTTTAATAGACTGTGGCGAAGGAACCCAAATACAACTGCGACGAAATAAAATCAGTTTCAGTAAGATCCAGCATATTTTTATCTCACATCTGCATGGCGACCATTATTTTGGATTAATTGGTTTGCTATCGACCATGAATCTGCTGGGTGTAAAAAGCGATGTGCACATTTATGCTCCCTCTGAGCTAAAAGCACTTATTAAGCCTCAGCTCGATTTTATTCGTGGAGAAATGAGCATAAACCCTGTTTTCCATCCGCTAAACCAGAAAAAACCTCAAACGATATTTGAGAATAAAAACGTTGAAGTGCTTTCGTTTCCGGTAAAACACAGCATCCCTACTTTAGGCTTTTTGTTCAGAGAAAAGCAAAAACAAGCCAACATTAAAAAGGAAATGATAACGTATTACAACATTCCGCTGGCAAAAATAAAGGATATAAAAGCAGGCGCTGATTTTGTAACTGAAGAAGGAAAGCTGATTACGAACGAAAAACTTACGATTCCCGCACCAAAACCAAAATCGTATGCATTTTGCACCGACACAGCTTTTCATCCGCCAATTGCAGAAATTATTGATGGTGTGGATATGCTTTACCACGAAGCTACATTTTTGGAAGAGCTAAAAGATTTGGCTGAAAAAACACTCCACTCTACTGCCCGTCAGGCGGCAGAAATGGCAAAACTTAGTAAGGCTTCAAAACTATTGATTGGTCATTTTTCAAGCCGTTTTAAAAAATTGGACGACTTTAAAAACGAAGCCCGTGAGGTTTTTGAAAATACAGAACTGGCAACCGAAGGAAAGAAATACGTGATCTAA
- the rfbC gene encoding dTDP-4-dehydrorhamnose 3,5-epimerase, whose product MNIVQTGIPGLVVIEPRVFEDDRGYFFETFQQKRYLEAGIERPFIQDNESRSTKGVVRGLHYQLGDAAQAKLVRVIQGSVYDVVVDLRKGSPTFGKWFGVELNEKNKKQLYVPRGFAHGFSVLSETAIFTYKCDNLYNRETERSINPFDETLGIDWQLKKEESVVSEKDQNAPAFEKAQMNFVY is encoded by the coding sequence ATGAATATAGTACAAACGGGAATCCCCGGATTGGTAGTGATTGAACCGCGGGTGTTTGAAGATGACAGAGGTTATTTTTTCGAAACTTTTCAGCAAAAAAGGTACCTGGAAGCAGGAATTGAAAGACCATTTATACAAGATAACGAATCACGCTCGACAAAAGGCGTAGTAAGAGGTTTGCACTATCAATTGGGCGATGCGGCACAGGCAAAATTGGTGCGTGTTATACAAGGAAGTGTTTACGACGTTGTTGTTGATTTGCGAAAAGGGTCGCCCACTTTTGGGAAGTGGTTTGGAGTTGAACTCAACGAAAAGAATAAGAAACAGTTATATGTGCCGCGCGGTTTTGCTCATGGCTTCTCGGTTTTAAGCGAAACAGCTATTTTTACCTACAAATGTGATAACTTATACAATCGCGAAACCGAAAGATCGATTAATCCGTTTGATGAAACTTTAGGGATTGACTGGCAGTTGAAAAAAGAAGAGTCTGTTGTATCGGAAAAAGATCAGAATGCTCCGGCGTTTGAAAAGGCTCAAATGAATTTTGTGTATTAG
- a CDS encoding STAS domain-containing protein: MAFDIRKNEKYTLVKVNVDRLDTNNAPDLKSELVVINNNGEKNIILDLSSVSYCDSSGLRSVLVANRLCEDAIGTFILCGLQPDVENLVQISMLHTVLLITETVEEAEELLEKKENL, from the coding sequence ATGGCATTCGATATTCGGAAAAACGAGAAGTATACCTTAGTTAAGGTAAACGTTGACAGATTAGACACCAACAATGCGCCCGACCTGAAATCGGAGCTGGTAGTTATTAATAACAATGGTGAGAAAAACATCATTCTTGACCTGAGTAGTGTTAGTTACTGCGATTCGTCAGGATTAAGATCAGTTTTAGTCGCCAACCGGTTATGCGAAGATGCAATAGGAACTTTTATCCTTTGCGGTTTGCAGCCCGATGTAGAGAACCTGGTACAGATTTCGATGCTTCATACCGTTTTGCTAATTACCGAAACGGTTGAAGAAGCAGAGGAGTTATTGGAAAAGAAAGAAAACCTGTAG